A window of the Arenibacter algicola genome harbors these coding sequences:
- a CDS encoding carbon starvation CstA family protein, giving the protein MISFLLSIGALVLGYFTYGKLMERIFGVDKDRETPAVRLRDDVDFMTLPTWKVFLIQFLNIAGLGPIFGAIAGAMFGPAAFLWIVLGSIFAGAVHDYFSGMLSIRHDGLSISEVVGIYLGPTAKQFMRLFSVVLLIFVGTVFLVGPAKIIDGMTGNIWNVWIWVAIILVYYVLSTLLPIDKLISKLYPIFGVAMLLMAIGLVIALFFGDYNIPELVPANLINMTSDPEATPLFPILFITIACGAISGFHATQSPLMARCMKNETDGRKIFYGTMVTEGIVALIWAAAAMTFFGNVEGLNGAMIANNNNAAWAANEISLNMLGQIGGVLALLGIVAAPITSGDTAFRSARLILSDIFKSNQKKIVNRLLISLPLFVIAFVLTQIDFGIIWRYFAWSNQTLAMIVLWTITAYLIYENKAYWVTLLPAIFMTMVCSTYILIAPEGFQLPNDISYIGGTLITLTITIAFWVYTAQKKKIFVGV; this is encoded by the coding sequence ATGATATCATTCTTATTATCTATAGGAGCTTTAGTACTGGGCTATTTCACTTACGGGAAATTGATGGAAAGGATATTTGGGGTGGACAAGGATAGGGAAACTCCCGCAGTTAGGCTTAGGGACGATGTAGATTTTATGACATTGCCCACTTGGAAGGTCTTTTTGATCCAGTTCTTAAATATAGCAGGTTTGGGACCCATCTTTGGAGCCATTGCAGGAGCCATGTTTGGACCTGCCGCTTTTTTGTGGATCGTATTGGGAAGCATCTTTGCAGGTGCGGTGCACGATTATTTTTCCGGAATGTTGTCCATTCGGCATGATGGGCTTAGTATCAGTGAAGTGGTCGGTATTTATCTGGGGCCTACTGCTAAACAGTTTATGCGCCTTTTTTCGGTAGTCCTTTTAATATTTGTGGGGACCGTTTTTTTGGTAGGTCCAGCAAAAATAATCGATGGAATGACCGGGAATATATGGAACGTCTGGATTTGGGTGGCCATTATTTTGGTTTATTACGTTCTCTCCACATTACTGCCAATAGATAAATTAATAAGTAAACTTTACCCCATTTTTGGAGTAGCCATGTTACTTATGGCCATAGGCTTGGTAATTGCACTTTTTTTTGGGGACTACAATATTCCCGAACTGGTTCCAGCGAATTTAATAAATATGACCAGCGATCCAGAGGCAACCCCCTTGTTTCCAATACTGTTTATAACCATTGCCTGTGGTGCCATTTCAGGATTCCACGCCACCCAGTCCCCGCTCATGGCACGTTGCATGAAAAATGAAACAGATGGGAGAAAGATCTTTTACGGCACAATGGTCACAGAGGGGATAGTGGCTTTAATATGGGCGGCTGCAGCAATGACATTTTTTGGAAATGTGGAGGGTTTAAATGGCGCCATGATTGCCAATAATAACAACGCCGCTTGGGCGGCCAATGAAATATCCCTTAATATGTTGGGCCAAATTGGGGGTGTATTGGCCTTATTGGGAATTGTTGCTGCGCCAATTACTTCCGGCGATACCGCATTTAGGTCTGCACGCCTAATACTGTCCGATATATTTAAGTCCAACCAAAAGAAAATAGTCAACAGGCTGCTTATTAGTCTACCGCTATTCGTAATCGCATTTGTACTTACCCAAATAGATTTTGGAATTATATGGCGCTATTTTGCATGGAGCAATCAAACTTTGGCCATGATCGTGCTTTGGACTATAACCGCCTATTTGATTTATGAAAACAAGGCTTATTGGGTTACCCTATTACCGGCAATTTTTATGACAATGGTGTGCAGTACTTATATTTTGATAGCTCCAGAAGGTTTTCAATTGCCCAATGATATTTCTTATATAGGTGGCACGCTTATAACACTGACCATTACAATCGCATTTTGGGTATATACCGCCCAAAAGAAAAAAATATTTGTTGGGGTATGA
- a CDS encoding FAD-dependent oxidoreductase: protein MTKRRGFMKTIGLGSGAFMMAPITVFGKDAVDGAQLFGQSTTDSNKAQALVDTEVYKKKFYETDVLIAGAGMAGICAALAAARNGSKVILIQDRSRLGGNASSEIRMHISGASQLNQIWRETGILEELVLTEAVQNPQRSYEMWDFILYDKLISEENITLLLDTALYDAEVVDGKINQIMALCSPTEEISVIKAKFFADCTGDATLAAQVGANYMRGREAKSKWGESLAVDVEDQKTMGNSLLFTAKKYEKSMPYTPPKWARKYTTKDFLHRNISTYEYGYWWLELGGEIDIVRDGQQNRKDLLAVLFGVWDYIKNSGNHPDSENWALDSIGMIPGKRESRRVEGDYIMKQEDVQAATLFEDRVAYGGWPLDDHPPGGMDTTGEVPYVSIPLKGPYSIPFRSLYSKNIPNLLMAGRNISVSHVALSSTRVMATCSTLGQAIGTAMDYCNKNGILPTELGNSSEHIIKLQQILLKQDQALLGVKNEDAADLARTAKITASSETADGKAIKIIDGYNREVGDGITHKWCASMENGEQWIMLSWKKPVKINKIQFIFDTGLDRFLRLSAQDWVNDNQIRGQQPETVADYVIEVQGKNIDKTLLSNENNYLRLVEHSFESVEIKQLKIKVTRTNGDPLAKIFEVRCYNE, encoded by the coding sequence ATGACAAAAAGGAGAGGATTTATGAAAACCATTGGATTGGGATCAGGTGCTTTTATGATGGCTCCAATCACTGTTTTTGGCAAGGATGCCGTAGACGGGGCGCAATTATTCGGGCAGTCCACTACTGATTCCAATAAAGCACAGGCCCTTGTGGATACCGAAGTCTATAAGAAAAAATTTTATGAGACCGATGTCCTTATTGCCGGGGCCGGAATGGCGGGAATATGCGCGGCATTGGCAGCAGCACGTAATGGTAGTAAGGTAATACTTATTCAGGATAGATCAAGGTTGGGTGGAAACGCCAGTAGTGAAATAAGAATGCATATTTCTGGAGCAAGCCAGTTGAATCAAATATGGAGGGAAACCGGAATATTGGAAGAATTGGTTTTGACGGAGGCCGTACAAAACCCACAGCGTTCCTATGAGATGTGGGATTTTATTTTATATGATAAACTAATATCCGAAGAAAATATCACTTTATTGCTGGACACGGCCTTATATGACGCAGAGGTAGTTGATGGAAAGATCAATCAGATAATGGCCCTTTGTTCGCCAACTGAGGAAATTTCTGTGATCAAGGCCAAGTTCTTTGCGGATTGTACAGGCGATGCGACCTTAGCAGCACAAGTAGGCGCAAATTATATGCGTGGAAGGGAAGCAAAATCCAAATGGGGAGAATCTCTCGCCGTAGATGTTGAAGATCAAAAAACAATGGGGAACAGCTTATTGTTTACCGCAAAAAAATATGAAAAGAGTATGCCCTATACCCCTCCCAAATGGGCAAGGAAATATACAACCAAGGATTTTTTGCACCGCAATATTTCAACCTATGAATATGGTTATTGGTGGTTGGAATTAGGTGGGGAAATTGACATTGTTCGCGATGGACAACAAAATAGAAAGGATCTTTTGGCTGTGCTATTTGGGGTCTGGGATTATATTAAAAACTCCGGGAACCATCCGGATTCGGAAAATTGGGCATTGGACTCCATAGGAATGATCCCTGGGAAAAGGGAGAGCAGACGAGTAGAAGGCGATTACATAATGAAACAGGAAGACGTACAGGCGGCAACCTTATTTGAAGATAGGGTAGCCTATGGCGGTTGGCCATTGGACGATCACCCTCCTGGGGGAATGGATACCACTGGAGAAGTGCCTTATGTCTCTATACCATTAAAAGGACCATATTCCATTCCTTTCAGATCACTATATAGTAAAAATATTCCCAATCTGTTGATGGCCGGTCGAAATATAAGTGTTTCCCATGTGGCACTTTCATCTACCAGGGTAATGGCAACCTGCAGTACTTTGGGACAGGCCATTGGCACCGCCATGGATTATTGCAATAAAAATGGGATACTTCCAACTGAGTTAGGGAATAGTAGTGAACATATAATAAAACTACAACAAATTTTACTGAAGCAGGACCAGGCATTACTTGGAGTAAAGAACGAAGATGCAGCTGATTTGGCCAGAACGGCCAAGATAACGGCCTCTTCAGAAACAGCGGATGGAAAGGCGATAAAGATAATTGACGGTTATAACAGGGAAGTTGGGGATGGCATTACCCATAAATGGTGTGCCAGTATGGAAAATGGGGAGCAATGGATCATGTTGAGTTGGAAAAAACCGGTCAAGATCAATAAAATCCAGTTTATATTCGATACCGGCTTAGATCGCTTTTTACGACTTTCTGCCCAGGACTGGGTAAATGACAACCAAATTAGAGGCCAACAACCGGAAACGGTGGCCGATTATGTCATAGAAGTCCAGGGGAAAAATATTGACAAAACACTTCTTAGTAATGAAAATAATTATTTGAGACTGGTAGAACATAGCTTTGAATCTGTTGAAATAAAGCAATTGAAAATCAAGGTTACTAGGACCAATGGCGACCCTCTCGCCAAAATATTCGAGGTGCGCTGTTATAACGAGTAA